A window of the Pseudomonas sp. B21_DOA genome harbors these coding sequences:
- the gspE gene encoding type II secretion system ATPase GspE: MSALPYAWAKAQRILLRDGVLTVCPSTPGWSISEVRRQFGATQVERVRDDELDGLLASAYADTGSAAAVVGAAENEVDLDRLMQDMPEITDLLDTQDGAPVIRMINALLTQAARDEASDIHIEPFETHSVVRYRVDGTLRDVVSPRKALHGALVSRIKIMAQLDIAEKRLPQDGRIALRVAGRPIDIRVSTVPTGHGERVVMRLLDKQAGRLHLETLGMDAQVLAKLDHLIRQPHGIVLVTGPTGSGKTTSLYAALARLDASTSNILTVEDPVEYDLPGISQIQVNAKIDMTFALALRAILRQDPDIIMIGEIRDLETAQIAVQASLTGHLVLATLHTNDAVSAVNRLIDMGVEPFLLASSMLGVLAQRLVRRLCNQCKQEDPATPGTWRPVGCVACNHTGYSGRTGIHELFCIDDNIRTLIHQGAGEQALRAAASKAGMFSLREDGERWIRSGATAPEEILRVTRDA; encoded by the coding sequence ATGAGTGCATTGCCGTATGCCTGGGCCAAGGCGCAGCGCATTCTTTTGCGCGATGGCGTGTTGACGGTGTGCCCGTCAACGCCTGGCTGGTCGATCAGCGAGGTTCGTCGGCAGTTCGGTGCAACACAGGTGGAGCGGGTGCGTGATGACGAGCTCGACGGTTTGCTCGCCAGCGCTTACGCCGACACCGGCAGTGCGGCAGCGGTGGTTGGCGCCGCTGAGAACGAGGTCGATCTCGATCGGCTGATGCAGGACATGCCGGAAATCACCGACCTGCTCGACACCCAGGACGGCGCGCCGGTGATTCGCATGATCAACGCTTTGCTCACCCAGGCCGCGCGCGATGAGGCCAGCGACATTCATATCGAACCGTTCGAAACCCATTCGGTGGTGCGCTACCGCGTCGACGGCACCCTGCGCGATGTGGTATCGCCGCGCAAGGCGTTGCACGGTGCGCTGGTGTCGCGGATCAAGATCATGGCCCAGCTCGACATCGCCGAAAAACGCCTGCCCCAGGATGGTCGTATCGCCTTGCGCGTAGCGGGGCGGCCGATCGATATTCGTGTGTCGACGGTGCCTACCGGCCACGGCGAACGGGTGGTGATGCGCCTGCTCGACAAACAGGCCGGGCGCTTGCATCTGGAAACCCTCGGCATGGATGCGCAGGTATTGGCAAAGCTCGACCACCTGATCCGCCAGCCCCACGGCATCGTTCTGGTCACCGGGCCTACCGGCAGCGGCAAAACCACCAGCCTCTACGCGGCGCTGGCGCGGCTGGATGCGAGCACCAGCAACATCCTCACCGTGGAAGATCCGGTTGAGTACGACCTGCCGGGGATCAGCCAGATTCAGGTCAACGCCAAGATCGACATGACCTTTGCGTTGGCGCTGCGGGCGATTCTGCGCCAGGACCCGGACATCATCATGATCGGCGAGATCCGCGATCTCGAGACTGCGCAAATCGCCGTGCAGGCCTCGCTCACCGGGCATCTGGTGCTGGCGACGCTGCACACCAACGACGCAGTGTCGGCGGTCAATCGCCTGATCGATATGGGCGTTGAACCGTTCTTGCTCGCGTCATCCATGCTCGGCGTCCTCGCGCAACGTCTGGTGCGACGCCTGTGCAACCAATGCAAACAGGAAGACCCGGCCACGCCCGGCACCTGGCGTCCGGTCGGTTGCGTGGCGTGCAATCACACCGGTTACAGCGGCCGCACCGGCATCCACGAATTGTTCTGCATCGACGACAACATCCGCACACTGATTCACCAAGGGGCAGGGGAGCAGGCCCTGCGCGCGGCGGCGTCGAAAGCGGGGATGTTCAGCCTGCGTGAGGACGGTGAGCGCTGGATTCGCAGCGGTGCCACCGCGCCGGAAGAAATCCTTCGTGTGACACGGGACGCCTGA
- a CDS encoding type II secretion system protein M — MSRATLAIYRARWQRFSSQLQARWQPLALREKRMVAGMAVVLIGVLTWLTLVKPPLARITFWQSETPKLRAQTEALEVLLRSVNVRPQGQSVGQSLEQSLQAAGLTGHYQLQAAEGGTWQLNVDAAPADALLDWLLSEPSQLSLQVVEAQLQRASETSTDVTAGTLSGTVRMDQAQGAKEAS; from the coding sequence ATGAGTAGGGCGACGCTGGCGATTTACCGTGCGCGCTGGCAGCGCTTCAGCAGCCAGTTGCAGGCCCGTTGGCAGCCATTGGCGCTGCGTGAAAAACGCATGGTCGCCGGCATGGCCGTGGTGCTGATCGGTGTGCTGACCTGGCTGACGCTGGTTAAGCCGCCGTTGGCCAGGATCACTTTTTGGCAGAGCGAAACGCCCAAGTTGCGCGCGCAAACCGAGGCGCTGGAAGTGCTGTTGCGCAGCGTCAACGTGCGGCCTCAGGGGCAAAGCGTTGGCCAGTCGCTGGAGCAGAGTCTGCAAGCGGCGGGGCTGACCGGGCATTACCAATTACAAGCAGCGGAGGGCGGTACGTGGCAGTTGAATGTCGACGCCGCGCCGGCCGATGCGCTGCTCGACTGGCTGCTCAGCGAGCCGTCACAACTTTCTCTGCAGGTGGTCGAGGCGCAGTTGCAGCGCGCAAGCGAAACCTCGACCGATGTCACCGCCGGCACATTGTCAGGCACCGTTCGCATGGATCAGGCGCAGGGCGCTAAGGAAGCTTCATGA
- the gspK gene encoding type II secretion system minor pseudopilin GspK produces MAIISALLIAAVVAVIAAGMLTRQSVATRALEADQQRVQGRWVAQGGLEISRQLLWDARLRDPLTRRDQPWAQPLLAAGFAGRLEDEQGKFNLRNLVANERIDEAQVQAFERLCELIGVSAVVSQRIRQRVIAGYPHLLNAQIGATGKAGFDSGRATSPDADHKPQPPKVPMVRTLDDLRSVEGVTDALIGQLAPYVTVIPATTWINGNTATAQVLAAYVPGLSLERATALIAERDAGRWFINRGDFVNRLRMPQLEMSSVKVGITSDWFRLRGEARRDQRRVSLDALLHRSEDRLPQVIWSRVGA; encoded by the coding sequence ATGGCGATTATCAGCGCGTTGTTGATCGCCGCCGTGGTGGCGGTGATTGCGGCGGGGATGTTGACGCGCCAGAGCGTGGCGACCCGGGCGCTGGAGGCCGATCAGCAGCGGGTGCAGGGGCGCTGGGTGGCGCAGGGTGGTCTGGAGATCAGCCGACAGTTGCTGTGGGATGCGCGCCTGCGTGATCCGTTGACCCGGCGCGATCAACCTTGGGCGCAGCCGTTGTTGGCGGCGGGTTTTGCCGGGCGGCTGGAGGATGAGCAGGGCAAGTTCAACCTGCGCAATCTGGTCGCCAATGAGCGCATCGATGAGGCGCAAGTGCAGGCGTTCGAGCGTTTGTGCGAGCTGATTGGTGTGAGCGCCGTTGTCAGCCAGCGCATCCGTCAGCGGGTGATTGCCGGGTATCCGCATTTGCTGAATGCGCAGATTGGTGCGACGGGCAAAGCCGGTTTCGACAGTGGCCGCGCCACTTCGCCCGATGCCGATCACAAACCGCAACCGCCGAAGGTGCCGATGGTGCGCACACTCGATGACTTGCGCAGCGTCGAAGGCGTGACGGATGCGCTGATCGGCCAACTGGCGCCGTACGTGACGGTGATTCCGGCGACGACGTGGATCAACGGCAACACCGCCACGGCGCAGGTGCTGGCGGCGTATGTGCCGGGGCTTTCGCTGGAGCGGGCGACGGCGTTGATTGCCGAGCGTGACGCCGGGCGCTGGTTTATCAATCGCGGCGATTTCGTGAACCGCTTGCGCATGCCGCAGCTGGAAATGAGCAGCGTCAAGGTCGGTATCACCAGTGACTGGTTTCGTTTGCGCGGTGAGGCGCGGCGGGATCAGCGTCGGGTCAGTCTCGACGCTTTGCTGCACCGCAGCGAGGATCGGCTGCCGCAGGTGATCTGGTCGCGGGTGGGCGCATGA
- the gspG gene encoding type II secretion system major pseudopilin GspG has translation MDIAPLNTLSQSPRTPRSQQGFTLIEIMVVVVILGILAAMVVPKVLDRPDQARATAAKQDIGGLMQALKLYRLDHGTYPSMNQGLKVLVERPADAKNSNWRSYLERLPNDPWGRPYQYLNPGANGEVDIFSLGADGQPDGDGVNADIGSWQL, from the coding sequence ATGGATATCGCACCTTTGAACACGCTCAGTCAGTCGCCGCGCACACCGCGTAGCCAGCAGGGTTTTACCTTGATTGAGATCATGGTGGTGGTGGTGATTCTGGGGATTCTCGCGGCGATGGTGGTGCCCAAGGTGCTTGATCGGCCGGATCAGGCGCGGGCGACGGCGGCGAAGCAGGATATTGGTGGGTTGATGCAGGCGTTGAAGTTGTATCGCCTCGATCACGGCACGTATCCGAGCATGAATCAGGGGCTGAAGGTGTTGGTCGAGCGGCCGGCGGATGCGAAGAACAGCAACTGGCGTTCGTATCTGGAGCGTTTGCCCAATGACCCGTGGGGCCGGCCTTATCAGTACCTCAACCCGGGCGCGAATGGCGAGGTCGATATCTTTTCCCTCGGCGCCGATGGCCAGCCTGACGGCGATGGCGTGAATGCCGATATCGGTTCCTGGCAGTTGTAA
- the gspI gene encoding type II secretion system minor pseudopilin GspI: protein MRGCSREKGFTLIEVLVALAIIAVAMSAAVRVAGLMTQSNGVLRDRSIALIAAQSRMAELRLEGRLPNGVKAVECDQGRLMLRCEQVIASAENGRLLKVGIQVFDRNQDAPPLARLETLLTRPP, encoded by the coding sequence ATGCGCGGGTGTTCGAGAGAGAAAGGATTCACCCTGATTGAAGTGCTGGTGGCACTGGCGATCATCGCCGTCGCCATGTCCGCCGCCGTACGTGTGGCGGGGTTGATGACGCAGAGTAATGGGGTATTGCGCGATAGATCGATTGCGCTGATTGCTGCGCAGAGTCGGATGGCTGAGTTGCGCCTGGAGGGCCGATTGCCGAATGGGGTGAAGGCTGTTGAATGTGATCAAGGGCGACTTATGTTGCGCTGTGAACAGGTGATCGCCAGCGCAGAGAATGGACGGTTGCTCAAGGTTGGAATCCAAGTATTTGACCGCAACCAGGATGCGCCGCCGTTGGCCAGGTTGGAAACCTTACTGACCCGCCCACCGTAG
- a CDS encoding DUF6124 family protein, with protein sequence MIKPTPNPPETDPTSPYESLDSNKLHEAADRALDHYLSPNNLLPPPRKARGMYAVTADTKNEELLADASETLASAKTIAQDISSLLPAPQRRALLGVAQLIMLGELAVNRVMDNLEVAG encoded by the coding sequence ATGATCAAACCAACACCCAACCCACCCGAAACCGATCCCACGTCTCCCTACGAATCCCTCGATTCCAACAAGCTCCACGAAGCCGCTGACCGCGCGCTCGATCATTACCTGTCTCCAAACAATCTCCTGCCTCCGCCACGTAAGGCGCGTGGGATGTATGCGGTGACGGCGGATACCAAGAATGAAGAACTGCTGGCGGATGCGAGTGAAACGCTTGCTTCGGCGAAGACGATTGCTCAGGACATTTCCAGTCTGTTGCCGGCACCGCAGCGTCGGGCGTTGTTGGGGGTTGCTCAACTGATCATGCTGGGGGAGCTGGCGGTGAATCGGGTTATGGATAATTTGGAGGTGGCGGGGTGA
- a CDS encoding PBS lyase codes for MIERLNDWVPQVRDLAAEGLKHYLSPDHTQAWLSALEPLMALAAQRRVDHAQTLSAVRAMLQSVECWDEVYADFLNRQGKAARYLFTLLLEAPESPETLIRSALAHRELTVRLMAVSASLTLPATQSLPLLLDAMSHPGAKIRVRVLYALLPLLADPKPVLRETLLDVSPAVRNLALWAAARNDVVAHAVLTERLRQPLPTSKQHWLGVLGLATELGVELPQRWHTPALRSSYVTVRQAATRLLRDDQLSELFEALDDPSEKVFAMVIAKLDKIPWSLSSIRLTAKLDQDWHELTSERRSAIFRLIPTWQQLGYLLKRLDTGHAGQTYWLGQIDAWCDRQYLAFDPVTPKNDRAAWQEKLRELKANGQIRSGAW; via the coding sequence TTGATCGAACGTCTGAACGATTGGGTCCCTCAGGTTCGCGACTTGGCAGCGGAAGGCCTGAAGCACTACCTGTCACCAGATCACACCCAGGCATGGTTATCAGCACTGGAACCCTTGATGGCATTGGCAGCGCAACGCCGCGTCGACCACGCACAGACATTGTCGGCGGTCCGAGCGATGCTGCAATCGGTGGAGTGCTGGGATGAGGTCTACGCCGACTTCTTGAATCGCCAGGGCAAAGCCGCGCGCTACCTGTTTACGCTGTTGCTTGAAGCCCCCGAGTCTCCCGAAACGCTCATACGAAGCGCGTTGGCTCATCGCGAGTTGACCGTACGGTTGATGGCCGTGTCGGCGAGCCTGACACTGCCGGCGACGCAGAGTCTGCCGTTGCTCCTTGATGCCATGTCTCACCCCGGTGCCAAAATCCGCGTACGCGTGCTTTATGCGCTGCTGCCGCTGCTCGCCGATCCGAAACCTGTACTGCGCGAAACTTTGTTGGATGTTTCACCGGCGGTCCGCAATCTCGCGCTTTGGGCTGCGGCTCGTAACGATGTTGTTGCTCATGCAGTGCTGACCGAGCGCTTACGTCAGCCTTTGCCCACATCAAAACAACATTGGCTGGGCGTGCTCGGGCTCGCCACAGAACTGGGTGTGGAGTTGCCACAGCGATGGCATACACCTGCGCTGCGCTCGAGCTATGTGACCGTGCGCCAAGCCGCAACACGCCTGCTTCGCGATGATCAACTGTCTGAGCTGTTCGAGGCGCTTGATGATCCTTCGGAGAAAGTGTTTGCGATGGTGATTGCGAAACTGGACAAAATACCGTGGTCCTTATCGAGCATCAGATTGACGGCCAAACTTGATCAAGACTGGCATGAGCTTACGTCGGAACGGCGCAGCGCCATTTTCCGACTGATACCGACGTGGCAACAACTCGGCTACTTACTGAAGCGCCTCGACACGGGGCACGCCGGTCAAACCTATTGGCTCGGCCAAATCGATGCGTGGTGTGACAGGCAGTATCTCGCTTTCGATCCGGTAACTCCCAAGAACGATCGCGCCGCATGGCAAGAAAAGCTTCGTGAATTAAAGGCAAACGGGCAGATCCGCTCGGGTGCGTGGTAG
- a CDS encoding TIGR04141 family sporadically distributed protein has protein sequence MFPLKRRKKSRLYTRQKKDVLKNSSAREFKFSVNETDCHFIYFETTSAKSNPPWLNFINEKLPSVEAPLFSSKAKNPNGILFLTVNERVFAATFGRSAASYLDRSAFEPDFGIKTAMNMCGNEEIRQTKTESHAITPTHIDRQVNKPIDSFAFGLSETEDLRYISAHMKDHSNITLQGRNNLTIKIIGQDKLNWPLLIGYCEDFLVAYACKDYTTLFPNYKHFDEATESESKILDEYLLTHLRLKNTSNVSLGIPEVLIDPDYGFSYSSNKRSGDRTYAYLDIRQLFDHMKAEKITSAALKSKHIYAYSHEENQVLGYKKWPIYNCLSFEQALGDKYFVLSDGKWLEVDSDFYTEIINFTKVTLHEEACEDTYRHIDISDDIKMQNRESIFNKKICEIRPSCVLFDQAKLQIGSGRKDKEFCDILDLTDNNKMRIIHCKPYKNASSTNYLFSQAQFYCQAFINDQTFLDEIRRHTSLSVSTRKLEYLEYIKSSIADIHGEDYIVCLWLLCDQRLPMPVKTDIPLMAQYELKLMHEHLRNVCKFHDVIIRFIPVIKKNYIKDISRL, from the coding sequence ATTTTTCCTCTCAAGAGAAGAAAGAAAAGTCGACTCTATACTCGACAAAAAAAAGATGTTTTAAAAAACTCATCTGCGCGAGAATTCAAGTTTTCGGTCAATGAAACAGATTGTCACTTCATTTATTTTGAGACAACGAGCGCAAAATCAAATCCGCCTTGGTTGAACTTCATCAATGAAAAACTTCCATCGGTAGAAGCACCTCTCTTCAGCTCGAAAGCCAAAAACCCAAATGGAATCTTATTTTTAACCGTCAACGAAAGGGTGTTTGCTGCGACCTTTGGCCGCAGTGCCGCAAGCTATCTAGATCGAAGTGCTTTCGAGCCGGATTTTGGAATAAAAACAGCTATGAACATGTGCGGCAACGAAGAAATACGTCAGACAAAAACCGAGAGCCACGCAATTACCCCAACACATATCGACAGACAGGTAAACAAGCCGATTGACTCTTTCGCTTTCGGCCTTAGCGAAACGGAAGACCTTCGGTATATATCGGCTCACATGAAAGACCACAGCAATATAACTCTTCAAGGTCGCAACAACTTAACAATAAAAATTATTGGACAAGATAAGCTGAATTGGCCGCTATTGATTGGCTATTGCGAAGATTTTTTAGTTGCCTATGCATGCAAGGATTACACCACGCTCTTCCCAAACTACAAGCACTTTGACGAAGCGACGGAGTCAGAAAGCAAGATATTAGATGAGTATCTACTCACTCACCTTCGATTAAAGAACACAAGCAATGTTAGTCTAGGGATTCCCGAAGTACTAATTGATCCGGATTACGGATTCTCGTATTCAAGTAACAAACGGTCCGGCGATAGGACTTATGCGTACCTAGACATCCGCCAATTATTCGACCATATGAAGGCTGAAAAAATAACATCCGCAGCATTGAAATCAAAGCATATTTATGCGTATTCCCATGAAGAAAACCAAGTGCTAGGCTACAAGAAATGGCCAATATACAACTGCCTATCTTTTGAACAAGCCTTAGGGGATAAATACTTTGTATTAAGCGACGGGAAATGGCTGGAAGTAGATAGCGACTTTTACACGGAAATAATAAACTTCACTAAAGTCACACTCCACGAAGAAGCATGCGAAGATACTTATAGACATATCGATATCAGCGACGATATAAAAATGCAAAACAGAGAGAGCATCTTTAATAAAAAAATATGCGAAATACGCCCTTCGTGCGTTTTGTTTGACCAAGCGAAGCTCCAGATAGGATCCGGTCGCAAAGACAAAGAATTTTGTGACATTTTAGATCTCACCGATAATAATAAGATGAGAATTATTCATTGCAAACCATACAAAAATGCCTCTTCAACAAACTATTTGTTTTCACAAGCCCAATTCTACTGCCAAGCTTTCATCAATGACCAAACTTTTCTCGACGAAATCAGGCGCCACACAAGTTTGTCTGTTAGTACACGAAAACTAGAATACCTGGAGTACATTAAATCCAGTATTGCGGACATCCATGGCGAAGACTACATAGTGTGCCTGTGGCTCCTATGCGACCAGCGCTTACCGATGCCAGTTAAAACTGACATACCATTGATGGCTCAGTATGAATTAAAATTGATGCACGAACATTTGCGAAATGTGTGCAAATTTCACGATGTAATAATACGCTTTATCCCCGTTATTAAGAAAAATTATATAAAAGACATTTCCCGCTTATAA
- a CDS encoding SIR2 family protein has translation MVKSRFHTPDFKAAPIHKTLFNLDLRIAITPNFDSIYETAAGERGAGALTTKIYHDDDIADCLRRHERVLIKSHGTISSPNKLIFTRADYAKARNSHSQFYELLDALLRTHTFIFVGCGVSDPDIRSLLENYRYRHPYGQSHYFVTASNNFCSEVKSVLSDSLKINFIEYAATKDHANLSKELDSLKVLVELERIELSKSQAW, from the coding sequence TTGGTAAAATCGCGTTTCCACACGCCTGACTTCAAAGCAGCCCCAATACACAAGACGCTATTTAATTTAGACTTGCGAATAGCAATTACGCCTAACTTTGACAGCATCTACGAGACCGCAGCAGGTGAGCGCGGGGCCGGAGCACTTACTACAAAGATTTATCATGATGACGACATTGCAGATTGTTTACGCAGACATGAGCGAGTTTTGATAAAGAGTCACGGAACGATTTCCTCTCCGAACAAGCTGATTTTCACAAGAGCCGATTACGCTAAAGCTCGTAACTCTCATAGTCAGTTTTATGAGCTGTTAGATGCGCTTCTTCGCACCCATACCTTTATTTTTGTTGGGTGTGGTGTAAGTGATCCGGATATTAGATCTCTATTAGAAAACTACAGGTACAGACATCCGTATGGGCAAAGTCATTATTTTGTAACCGCCTCAAATAATTTTTGCTCAGAGGTCAAGTCTGTATTAAGTGATTCATTGAAAATAAATTTCATAGAATATGCTGCGACTAAGGATCATGCTAACTTATCAAAAGAACTCGACTCATTAAAGGTGTTGGTCGAGCTTGAAAGAATTGAGTTGAGTAAAAGTCAAGCGTGGTAG
- a CDS encoding ParA family protein, whose amino-acid sequence MGFEKKYDYVFFDIGPSLGAINRTVLLSCDYFILPMSSDIFSLRGLQNIEVAITSWTKGLERGLTSYKEDNNEDFLFDGLHQRNPQGIKFLGYVTQQYTAKTVAGKKQPVDAYEKIIKRIGPAIKKV is encoded by the coding sequence GTGGGCTTCGAAAAAAAATACGATTATGTTTTTTTTGATATAGGTCCTTCACTTGGCGCGATAAATCGCACTGTTCTTTTGTCGTGTGACTATTTTATTTTGCCTATGTCCTCGGATATTTTTAGCTTGCGGGGGCTTCAAAATATAGAGGTTGCAATTACCAGTTGGACTAAGGGCTTGGAGCGTGGTCTTACAAGTTACAAAGAAGATAATAATGAAGATTTTCTATTTGATGGTCTGCATCAAAGAAATCCTCAAGGCATTAAGTTTCTCGGTTATGTTACCCAGCAATACACTGCTAAAACCGTAGCAGGAAAAAAACAACCCGTAGATGCTTACGAAAAGATCATAAAACGTATCGGGCCAGCTATCAAAAAAGTCTGA
- a CDS encoding ParA family protein: MKAFCVFNNKGGVGKTTLLCNLAAHYALRSNKKVLVVDADPQCNATAYMFKEKVLDDLYASSKDGETINQLVTSLKKSKGYSEIPIKKVNLSAWM; this comes from the coding sequence ATGAAAGCTTTTTGCGTTTTCAATAATAAAGGTGGAGTTGGCAAGACAACCCTACTTTGTAATTTAGCTGCGCATTATGCTTTGAGAAGTAATAAGAAGGTGCTTGTGGTTGACGCTGACCCACAATGCAATGCTACCGCATATATGTTCAAGGAGAAGGTCCTTGATGATCTTTATGCGTCATCTAAAGATGGAGAAACTATAAATCAGTTAGTGACTTCCTTGAAAAAATCGAAGGGTTACTCTGAGATTCCGATTAAAAAAGTGAATCTTTCGGCGTGGATGTAG
- a CDS encoding GspH/FimT family pseudopilin, whose translation MSRQQGFTLIELMVVLVIIGIASAAISLSIKPDPLQLLRKDAERVAQLLQVAQAEARADGRPIVWVADAKGFRFGRRGDDGVGFESFKEDAQLRPRAWQSPKVEVRVEPRQTVVLNAEWINPPLRLILSDGADRLSVLRDGAGRISIQ comes from the coding sequence ATGAGCAGGCAGCAGGGTTTTACGTTGATCGAGTTGATGGTGGTGCTGGTGATCATCGGGATTGCCAGTGCGGCGATCAGTTTGAGTATCAAGCCCGATCCGTTGCAGTTGTTGCGCAAGGATGCCGAGCGGGTTGCGCAGTTGTTGCAGGTGGCGCAGGCCGAGGCTCGTGCCGATGGGCGGCCGATTGTGTGGGTCGCGGATGCCAAGGGGTTTCGCTTTGGGCGGCGTGGGGATGATGGCGTGGGGTTTGAGTCGTTCAAGGAGGATGCGCAGTTGCGCCCGCGTGCGTGGCAGAGCCCGAAGGTGGAGGTGCGTGTGGAGCCCCGGCAGACGGTGGTGCTGAATGCCGAGTGGATCAATCCGCCGTTGCGGCTGATTTTGTCTGATGGGGCCGATCGGCTGAGTGTGCTGCGCGATGGCGCTGGGCGGATCAGTATTCAATGA
- a CDS encoding DUF4880 domain-containing protein, whose protein sequence is MNIFRLKPAEPSATESLHSEAQDWLILLTSGRATVADARALREWCAQSGEHARAFEEAKRLWHHLQPAAEAVQGRRSFGRRAFLGGAIAASAAFLLVRGTIPGGFEGLGADYITEVGQQRRVEPAQGVSLELNTQTRINQRSVENGVQGFELVSGEVEVQTARLPLAMQAGAGWLRASQARFNLRNTDQQVCVTCLDGAVDVAIDGRNLRLEAGQQVTYDARQIGNVQTVDTAAVMNWRQQVLVFNGATLSQMIDEINRYRPGMLLLLNRELGQRRVQARFNLDQLAGVALLIRDAYGVKCTELPGGVVVLS, encoded by the coding sequence TTGAACATCTTTCGACTGAAACCCGCCGAGCCTTCGGCCACCGAGTCTCTGCACAGCGAAGCCCAAGATTGGCTGATCCTGCTGACCTCGGGCCGCGCCACCGTCGCCGACGCCCGCGCCCTGCGCGAATGGTGCGCGCAAAGTGGCGAACACGCTCGGGCCTTCGAAGAAGCCAAGCGGCTATGGCATCACCTGCAACCGGCCGCCGAAGCCGTGCAGGGCCGACGCAGTTTCGGTCGACGGGCATTTCTCGGCGGCGCGATTGCCGCATCCGCCGCGTTCCTGCTGGTGCGCGGCACCATTCCCGGCGGCTTCGAAGGACTGGGCGCCGACTACATCACCGAAGTCGGCCAGCAGCGCCGCGTCGAACCGGCACAAGGCGTCAGCCTCGAACTCAACACGCAGACCCGCATCAACCAGCGCAGCGTCGAAAACGGCGTGCAGGGCTTTGAACTGGTCAGCGGCGAAGTCGAAGTGCAAACCGCACGCCTGCCGCTGGCGATGCAGGCCGGGGCAGGGTGGTTGCGCGCCAGTCAGGCGCGCTTCAACCTGCGCAACACCGACCAGCAAGTCTGCGTGACCTGCCTCGACGGCGCGGTCGACGTCGCCATCGACGGCCGCAACCTGCGCCTCGAAGCGGGCCAGCAAGTCACCTACGACGCACGGCAAATCGGCAACGTGCAAACCGTCGACACCGCCGCCGTGATGAACTGGCGCCAACAAGTGCTGGTGTTCAACGGCGCGACCCTCAGCCAGATGATCGACGAAATCAACCGCTACCGCCCCGGCATGCTCCTGCTGCTCAACCGCGAACTCGGCCAACGCCGCGTCCAGGCCCGCTTCAACCTCGACCAACTCGCCGGCGTCGCCCTGCTGATCCGCGATGCCTACGGCGTCAAATGCACCGAACTGCCGGGCGGCGTGGTCGTGCTCAGCTAA
- a CDS encoding RNA polymerase sigma factor: MKDAGQSVMGQLFLSSYEDFRVRLRRRLGSEDLANDVLHETWLRVDRMETPPNLLKPNAYLYRMALNIAADRRQADARLLTGTEVEELLQLGDEALDPARVVGGQKEMQALLSALYELPARRRRIFIAARLEEAPHLEISQRFGISTRMVEKEIKAALGFCAAKLERKVFQRFGRGAGKPSSE; encoded by the coding sequence ATGAAAGACGCCGGACAAAGCGTGATGGGCCAGCTGTTCCTCAGCTCCTACGAGGATTTTCGCGTGCGCCTGCGCCGCCGCCTCGGCTCCGAGGACCTGGCCAACGACGTGCTGCACGAAACCTGGCTGCGGGTCGATCGCATGGAAACCCCGCCGAACCTGCTCAAGCCCAACGCCTACCTGTATCGCATGGCCCTGAACATCGCCGCCGACCGCCGTCAGGCCGATGCGCGCCTGCTCACCGGTACTGAGGTCGAAGAGCTGCTGCAACTGGGCGACGAGGCCCTCGACCCGGCGCGGGTGGTCGGCGGGCAAAAGGAGATGCAGGCCCTGCTCAGCGCCTTGTACGAACTGCCCGCACGACGTCGGCGGATCTTCATCGCCGCGCGGCTGGAAGAGGCGCCGCACCTGGAAATCTCCCAGCGTTTCGGCATTTCCACGCGCATGGTCGAGAAGGAAATCAAAGCCGCGCTGGGCTTCTGCGCAGCGAAACTTGAAAGAAAAGTGTTTCAGCGGTTCGGTCGCGGGGCCGGAAAACCGTCTAGCGAATAG